In Candidatus Desulfofervidus auxilii, one genomic interval encodes:
- a CDS encoding ParM/StbA family protein, which yields MEVLAADIGYGFTKVVSASRVRVYPSVVIPKLHTHITVDIDTGESPDIVSYGNTEYLYGSKAMRFGKKSQFPPRHRCFTQSNTYAVLLLSALSLVRNRNVYFVTGLPVSVYENEGIKTSYQEWVLNILRPHGAINIKVLPQAMGAYYDAVLDIQGKPIDKNLLMKKCAVVDIGYYTTDIVVLDHLDLIYRETIPLGVSIACEFLVQELSSQKEISMHEAEMLLRGEKLFICGKPVDVSNTIEAAKDRAWNLISTAVTDRIGRGEDFHFVIPVGGGAVLYRDKLAQLFKEAHFSHNPSLSNAYGYFKYGIRQIRKGSKDA from the coding sequence ATGGAAGTACTTGCTGCAGACATAGGTTATGGCTTTACAAAGGTAGTATCGGCTTCCAGGGTGAGGGTTTATCCAAGTGTCGTAATACCGAAACTCCACACACACATCACCGTTGATATTGACACAGGAGAAAGCCCCGACATTGTCTCATATGGAAATACTGAATATCTTTATGGATCTAAAGCAATGCGTTTTGGTAAGAAATCTCAGTTTCCCCCCAGACACCGCTGCTTTACTCAAAGCAATACCTATGCAGTGCTTCTGCTTTCGGCTCTTTCACTGGTGCGTAACAGGAACGTCTATTTTGTCACCGGACTGCCTGTTTCGGTATACGAAAACGAGGGTATTAAAACTTCCTACCAGGAATGGGTGTTGAATATTCTTCGCCCGCATGGAGCAATTAACATCAAGGTTTTACCCCAGGCAATGGGGGCGTATTATGATGCTGTTTTGGACATACAGGGCAAACCAATAGACAAAAATCTTTTGATGAAGAAATGCGCCGTTGTTGACATAGGATATTACACTACAGATATTGTTGTTCTTGACCATCTGGACTTGATATACAGAGAAACCATCCCACTGGGTGTCTCAATTGCCTGTGAGTTTTTGGTCCAAGAACTTTCAAGCCAGAAGGAAATATCAATGCATGAAGCAGAAATGCTGCTCAGAGGAGAAAAATTATTCATCTGTGGTAAGCCGGTTGATGTAAGTAACACCATCGAGGCAGCAAAAGACCGGGCATGGAATCTCATATCCACAGCAGTAACTGACCGCATAGGAAGAGGAGAGGATTTTCACTTTGTGATACCTGTGGGTGGTGGGGCTGTTCTTTACAGAGATAAATTAGCCCAGCTTTTTAAAGAAGCTCACTTTTCTCATAACCCTTCACTGTCCAACGCTTACGGATATTTCAAGTATGGAATAAGACAAATCAGGAAGGGGTCTAAAGATGCCTAA